The proteins below come from a single Streptomyces sp. SCSIO 75703 genomic window:
- a CDS encoding AAA domain-containing protein, which yields MTAETVPAPARPEFDPGAEAGRATEAILADTLHGTARGVVVDSPPGAGKSTLVVRAALELARAGRPLMVVAQTNAQVDDLVLRLAEKEPELAVGRLHSSDADAYDPALEELANVRTSAKAKDLAGLPVVLSTAAKWAHVSVDEPWRHAIVDEAYQMRSDALLAVAGLFERALFVGDPGQLDPFSTVGGEQWAGLSYDPSAAAVTTLLAHNPTLPQHRLPVSWRLPASAARLVSDAFYPFTPFRSGTGPGERRLALAVASDGSGPDRVIDAAAESGWGLLELPARHTPRTDPEAVRAVARVVRRLLDRGGAAVSERSPEPVPLTASRIAVGTAHRDQAAAVRAALATLGVSGVTVDTANRLQGREYDVTVVLHPLSGRPDATAFHLETGRLCVLASRHRHACIVVCRAGVDALLDDYPSTEPVQLGTLVKFPDGWEANHAVLAHLTEHRVPWRP from the coding sequence GTGACCGCCGAGACGGTGCCGGCGCCCGCCCGCCCGGAGTTCGACCCGGGCGCGGAGGCCGGCCGCGCGACCGAGGCGATCCTCGCCGACACGCTGCACGGCACCGCGCGCGGCGTCGTCGTCGACTCGCCGCCGGGCGCCGGGAAGTCGACGCTCGTGGTGCGGGCCGCGCTGGAGCTGGCGCGGGCCGGGCGCCCGCTGATGGTGGTCGCGCAGACCAACGCCCAGGTCGACGACCTGGTGCTGCGGCTCGCCGAGAAGGAGCCGGAGCTGGCGGTGGGCCGGCTGCACAGCAGCGACGCCGACGCCTACGACCCGGCGCTGGAGGAGCTGGCGAACGTACGCACCTCGGCGAAGGCCAAGGACCTGGCCGGGCTGCCCGTCGTCCTGTCGACGGCGGCGAAGTGGGCGCACGTCTCGGTGGACGAGCCGTGGCGGCACGCGATCGTCGACGAGGCGTACCAGATGCGGTCGGACGCGCTGCTGGCCGTGGCCGGGCTCTTCGAACGGGCGCTGTTCGTGGGCGACCCGGGGCAGCTCGACCCGTTCTCGACGGTGGGCGGCGAGCAGTGGGCGGGCCTGTCGTACGACCCGTCGGCCGCCGCCGTGACGACGCTGCTGGCGCACAATCCGACGCTGCCCCAGCACCGGCTCCCGGTGTCGTGGCGGCTGCCGGCGTCGGCGGCGCGGCTGGTGTCCGACGCGTTCTACCCGTTCACTCCGTTCCGCAGCGGCACCGGGCCCGGGGAGCGGCGGCTCGCGCTCGCCGTCGCGTCCGACGGTTCGGGCCCGGACCGGGTGATCGACGCGGCGGCCGAGTCCGGCTGGGGGCTGCTGGAGCTGCCGGCCCGGCACACGCCGCGCACCGATCCGGAGGCGGTGCGGGCGGTGGCGCGGGTGGTCCGGCGGCTGCTGGACCGGGGCGGGGCGGCGGTCTCGGAGCGTTCCCCGGAGCCGGTGCCGCTGACCGCGTCGCGGATCGCGGTGGGCACGGCGCACCGGGACCAGGCGGCGGCGGTGCGCGCGGCGCTGGCCACGCTGGGGGTGAGCGGGGTGACCGTGGACACGGCCAACCGGCTCCAGGGCCGCGAGTACGACGTGACGGTCGTGCTGCACCCGCTCTCGGGCCGGCCGGACGCCACCGCGTTCCACCTGGAGACGGGCCGCCTGTGCGTCCTGGCCTCCCGTCACCGGCACGCGTGCATCGTCGTCTGCCGGGCGGGGGTGGACGCGCTGCTCGACGACTACCCGTCGACGGAACCGGTCCAGCTCGGCACCCTGGTCAAGTTCCCCGACGGCTGGGAAGCCAACCACGCGGTCCTCGCCCACCTCACCGAACACCGGGTGCCCTGGCGACCCTGA
- a CDS encoding phosphatase PAP2 family protein, whose amino-acid sequence MPHTETPGTEAAPQTRLRWWTELPLILLVYACYSAGRLLVRGDVSDAVDHGLAILRLEQALFLNAEHPLNRVFTREPWLGVPADFWYASLHYVVTPAVLVWIFRSRTVRYRAARTWLMTSTFIGLIGFTLLPTCPPRLLDARHGFVDTMAHYSSYGWWGGEASAPRGLGGMTNQYAAMPSLHVGWALWCGVMLWRLGGTRATRAAAVLYPLITTIVVMGTANHYFLDAVAGAAVMGLGLLLTPYVLRAVDRSRALFAAYATGHGAARSPIVGDGCQTSAGERFPRQREQRTPAEAGPDTSPADAGDGAAAPAR is encoded by the coding sequence TTGCCGCACACCGAGACACCGGGCACCGAGGCGGCCCCGCAGACTCGGCTGCGCTGGTGGACCGAGCTGCCGCTGATCCTCCTGGTGTACGCGTGCTACTCGGCGGGCCGTCTGCTGGTGCGCGGCGACGTGTCCGACGCGGTCGACCACGGCCTGGCGATCCTCCGCCTGGAGCAGGCCCTGTTCCTCAACGCCGAGCACCCGCTGAACCGGGTCTTCACCCGGGAGCCGTGGCTCGGCGTGCCGGCCGACTTCTGGTACGCCTCCCTGCACTACGTGGTGACGCCCGCCGTCCTCGTGTGGATCTTCCGTTCGCGCACGGTGCGCTACCGGGCGGCCCGCACCTGGCTGATGACCTCCACGTTCATCGGCCTGATCGGCTTCACGCTGCTCCCGACCTGCCCGCCCCGGCTGCTGGACGCGCGCCACGGCTTCGTCGACACGATGGCCCACTACAGCTCGTACGGCTGGTGGGGCGGCGAGGCGAGCGCGCCGCGCGGACTGGGCGGGATGACCAACCAGTACGCGGCCATGCCGAGTCTGCACGTGGGCTGGGCGCTGTGGTGCGGGGTGATGCTGTGGCGGCTCGGCGGCACCCGTGCCACCAGGGCGGCGGCCGTGCTCTACCCGCTGATCACCACGATCGTGGTGATGGGCACCGCCAACCACTACTTCCTCGACGCGGTGGCGGGCGCGGCGGTGATGGGCCTGGGCCTGCTGCTGACCCCGTACGTGCTGCGCGCGGTGGACCGGTCGCGGGCGCTGTTCGCGGCGTACGCGACGGGCCACGGGGCCGCGCGTTCCCCGATTGTCGGTGACGGATGCCAGACTTCCGCGGGTGAGCGATTTCCACGGCAGCGCGAGCAGCGGACCCCGGCGGAAGCCGGACCGGACACCTCCCCCGCGGACGCGGGCGACGGGGCTGCGGCACCGGCTCGCTGA
- a CDS encoding histidine phosphatase family protein — translation MAPRILLARHGQTEWSLSGRHTGRTDVPLLEEGRRGAKLLGERLHRPPLDGLPAAEVRTSPLSRARETCELAGFGDRARTWDTLMEWDYGAYEGLTPRQIRDTRPGWLIWRDGVPGGESLAEVTARADEVVAWAREADRDVLVFAHGHILRSIGARWLGLSLEFAARIRLNPTSLSVLGWAYGEPAVESWNDQGHLAG, via the coding sequence ATGGCACCCCGCATCCTGCTGGCCCGGCACGGACAGACGGAGTGGTCGCTGTCCGGCAGACACACCGGCAGGACCGACGTCCCGCTCCTCGAGGAGGGCCGCCGCGGGGCCAAGCTGCTCGGCGAGCGCCTGCACCGGCCCCCGCTGGACGGGCTCCCGGCCGCCGAGGTGCGCACCAGCCCGCTCTCCCGCGCGCGGGAGACGTGCGAACTCGCCGGCTTCGGCGACCGCGCCCGCACCTGGGACACGCTCATGGAGTGGGACTACGGGGCCTACGAGGGGCTGACGCCCCGGCAGATCCGGGACACGCGGCCGGGCTGGCTGATCTGGCGGGACGGCGTGCCGGGCGGGGAGAGCCTCGCCGAGGTCACGGCACGCGCCGACGAGGTGGTGGCGTGGGCCCGCGAGGCCGACCGCGACGTGCTGGTCTTCGCCCACGGGCACATCCTGCGCTCCATCGGCGCCCGCTGGCTCGGCCTCTCCCTGGAGTTCGCGGCCCGCATCCGTCTGAACCCGACCTCCCTGTCCGTCCTCGGGTGGGCCTACGGAGAGCCGGCCGTCGAGAGCTGGAACGACCAGGGGCACCTGGCGGGTTAG
- a CDS encoding fused MFS/spermidine synthase, translating to MGKSGSAARRRGRGGAENLVEDVDGGRAELVPDRDRRRAWTLLVDGAPQSHVDLDDPAYLSFEYQRRLGHVIDLAAPPGKPLHAVHLGGGALTLARYVAATRPRSTQQVVERDARLVEFVRRSLPLDPGARIRVRTADARAGLAKVPDGRAGIVLTDVFDGARTPAHLTSAEFLDEVRRVLAPGGVLAANIADGPPLAHLRGQIATAADRFGELALVADPAVLRGKRFGNAVLVASDGPLPVAELTRRAAGDPHPGRVEHGRALTDFAGGARPVTDASAVASPAPPPHVFT from the coding sequence ATGGGAAAGTCCGGGAGCGCCGCCCGCCGGCGCGGTCGTGGTGGTGCGGAGAACCTCGTCGAGGACGTCGACGGAGGCCGGGCCGAGCTGGTGCCGGACCGCGACCGCCGCCGCGCCTGGACGCTGCTGGTGGACGGGGCGCCGCAGTCGCACGTCGACCTCGACGACCCGGCGTACCTGTCCTTCGAGTACCAGCGCCGGCTCGGACACGTCATCGACCTGGCCGCCCCGCCCGGGAAGCCGCTGCACGCCGTGCACCTCGGCGGCGGCGCCCTCACCCTCGCCCGCTACGTCGCCGCCACCCGGCCCCGCTCCACCCAGCAGGTCGTCGAACGGGACGCCCGCCTCGTCGAGTTCGTGCGCCGATCCCTGCCCCTGGACCCGGGGGCCCGCATCCGCGTCCGGACCGCCGACGCCCGCGCCGGGCTCGCCAAGGTGCCCGACGGCCGGGCCGGGATCGTCCTCACCGACGTGTTCGACGGCGCCCGCACCCCCGCCCACCTGACCTCAGCCGAATTCCTCGACGAGGTACGGCGGGTCCTCGCCCCCGGAGGCGTCCTCGCCGCCAACATCGCCGACGGGCCGCCGCTGGCCCATCTGCGCGGCCAGATCGCCACCGCCGCCGACCGGTTCGGGGAACTCGCGCTCGTCGCCGACCCCGCCGTGCTGCGCGGCAAGCGCTTCGGCAACGCCGTCCTCGTCGCCTCCGACGGGCCGCTGCCCGTGGCAGAACTGACCCGGCGCGCCGCCGGGGACCCCCACCCCGGGCGGGTCGAACACGGCCGGGCGCTGACCGACTTCGCCGGCGGCGCCCGCCCGGTCACCGACGCCTCCGCCGTGGCCTCCCCGGCCCCGCCGCCACACGTCTTCACCTAG
- a CDS encoding response regulator transcription factor produces MARVLVVEDDQFVRSALIRHLSDASHTVRSVGTALEALREVAHLRFDVVVLDLGLPDLDGSEALKMLRGITDVPVIVATARDDETEIVRLLNAGADDYLTKPFSVEHLSARMAAVLRRARTGTARTAPSTVLSVGGLTVDPQRRQAELDGVRLDLTRREFDLLAFLAGRPGVVVARRELLAEVWQQSYGDDQTIDVHLSWLRRKLGETAARPRYLHTLRGVGVKLEPPGTEPTP; encoded by the coding sequence ATGGCACGTGTGCTCGTGGTCGAGGACGATCAGTTCGTACGCTCGGCGCTGATCCGGCATCTGTCCGACGCCTCGCACACCGTGCGCAGCGTCGGCACGGCGCTGGAGGCGCTGCGCGAGGTCGCGCATCTGCGTTTCGACGTGGTCGTCCTCGACCTGGGCCTCCCCGACCTCGACGGCTCGGAGGCGCTGAAGATGCTCCGCGGCATCACCGACGTCCCCGTGATCGTCGCCACCGCCCGGGACGACGAGACCGAGATCGTCCGGCTGCTGAACGCGGGCGCGGACGACTACCTCACCAAGCCCTTCTCCGTCGAGCACCTGTCGGCCCGCATGGCCGCCGTGCTGCGCCGGGCCCGCACCGGCACCGCCCGGACGGCGCCCTCCACCGTGCTCAGCGTCGGCGGCCTCACCGTCGACCCCCAGCGCCGCCAGGCCGAACTGGACGGCGTGCGCCTCGACCTGACCCGGCGTGAGTTCGACCTGCTCGCCTTCCTCGCCGGGCGCCCCGGAGTCGTCGTCGCCCGCCGGGAACTGCTCGCCGAGGTCTGGCAGCAGTCCTACGGCGACGACCAGACCATCGACGTCCACCTCTCCTGGCTCCGCCGCAAGCTGGGCGAGACCGCGGCCCGTCCCCGCTACCTGCACACCCTGCGCGGCGTCGGCGTCAAGCTGGAGCCGCCCGGGACGGAGCCCACGCCATGA
- a CDS encoding HAMP domain-containing sensor histidine kinase: MRWALVKVSLAVTAMVVVAFAVPLGLVVREMARDRAFSNAEREAAAVAPALSITTDRDALERVVASAGTGSAMAVHLPPSVTDEAPAAIGPRRARDRDIDAVREMGRASTTEVEGGSALLQPVALSSGEIAVVEVFVPEAAVTNGVGTAWAVLAAVGAALIVGSVAVADRLGVRMVRPARRLVEGARELGEGKLGARVPEEGPRELRLAAVSFNSMADQVVQLLANERELAADLSHRLRTPLTVLRLNAASLGEGPAAEQTRAAVAQLEREVDTIIRTARDARPRTAAAGPGAGCDAAEVVRERMGFWSALAEDEGRRWRVAGAESPVRIPVARADLAAALDALLGNVFRHTDEGTAFAVDVHNGDDAVIVLVSDAGPGISDPEAALARGRGSGTDGSTGLGLDIVRRLAESTGGDVRVGRSVLGGTEIRVRLQLDGRAAPVRRGHRGAVRRRRWLPAAAFSHRPRSLPQGRPESTTRPPERPVRPAGSR; this comes from the coding sequence ATGAGGTGGGCCCTGGTCAAGGTCTCCCTGGCGGTCACCGCGATGGTCGTCGTCGCCTTCGCGGTCCCGCTCGGACTCGTCGTCCGCGAGATGGCCCGCGACCGCGCCTTCTCCAACGCCGAACGGGAGGCCGCCGCCGTCGCCCCCGCCCTCTCCATCACCACCGACCGCGACGCACTGGAACGGGTCGTCGCCTCGGCCGGCACCGGATCGGCGATGGCCGTCCACCTGCCCCCGTCCGTCACCGACGAGGCCCCGGCCGCCATCGGCCCCCGCCGTGCCCGCGACCGGGACATCGACGCCGTACGGGAGATGGGACGCGCCTCCACCACCGAGGTCGAGGGCGGCTCGGCCCTGCTCCAGCCGGTCGCCCTCAGCTCCGGCGAGATCGCCGTCGTCGAGGTGTTCGTCCCCGAGGCCGCCGTCACCAACGGGGTCGGCACGGCCTGGGCCGTGCTCGCCGCCGTCGGCGCCGCGCTGATCGTCGGCTCGGTCGCCGTCGCCGACCGGCTCGGCGTGCGCATGGTGCGCCCCGCCCGCCGCCTGGTCGAGGGCGCCCGGGAGCTGGGGGAGGGCAAGCTCGGCGCCCGCGTGCCCGAGGAAGGGCCGAGGGAACTGCGCCTGGCCGCCGTCTCGTTCAACTCCATGGCCGACCAGGTCGTCCAGCTCCTCGCCAACGAACGGGAGCTGGCGGCCGACCTCTCCCACCGGCTGCGCACCCCGCTGACCGTGCTCCGGCTCAACGCGGCCTCGCTCGGCGAGGGGCCGGCCGCCGAGCAGACCCGGGCCGCCGTCGCCCAGTTGGAGCGGGAGGTCGACACCATCATCCGTACCGCCCGCGACGCCCGGCCGCGCACCGCCGCGGCCGGACCCGGCGCCGGCTGCGACGCCGCCGAGGTGGTCCGCGAACGCATGGGCTTCTGGTCCGCGCTCGCCGAGGACGAGGGCCGCCGGTGGCGGGTGGCGGGTGCCGAGTCCCCGGTGCGCATCCCCGTGGCCCGCGCCGATCTGGCCGCGGCCCTCGACGCCCTCCTCGGCAACGTCTTCCGCCACACCGACGAGGGCACCGCCTTCGCCGTCGACGTCCACAACGGCGACGACGCGGTCATCGTCCTCGTCTCCGACGCCGGGCCCGGCATATCCGACCCCGAGGCCGCCCTGGCCCGCGGCCGGGGCTCGGGCACCGACGGGTCGACCGGGCTCGGCCTGGACATCGTGCGCCGGCTCGCCGAGTCCACCGGCGGCGACGTACGGGTCGGCCGCTCCGTGCTCGGCGGCACCGAGATACGCGTGCGGCTCCAGCTCGACGGCCGGGCCGCCCCGGTGCGGCGCGGTCACCGGGGCGCGGTGCGCCGCCGGCGGTGGCTTCCCGCCGCCGCCTTCTCCCACCGGCCCCGGTCCCTTCCGCAAGGCCGCCCCGAGAGCACCACCCGCCCTCCGGAACGGCCGGTTCGGCCGGCCGGATCCCGCTAG
- a CDS encoding GH1 family beta-glucosidase codes for MPESATPVTPATFPSSFLWGAATSAYQIEGAVREDGRTPSIWDTFSHTPGKTAGGDTGDIAVDHYHRYRDDVALMAELGLGAYRFSVSWPRVQPTGRGPAVQRGLDFYRRLVDELLAAGIKPAVTLYHWDLPQELEDAGGWPARDTAYRFAEYAGIVGEALGDRVEQWITLNEPWCAAFLGYASGVHAPGRTDPAAALRAAHHLNLAHGLGSVALRSVMPARNSVALSLNTSVVRPLTQSPADRAAATKIDDLSGGIFHGPILRGAYPATLLEATARITDWSCVRDGDLDAIRQPLDALCLNYYTPTVVSAADPDAAGPRADGHGASTHSPWPAADDVAFHQPPGERTEMGWSVDPTGLYDLITRYTREAPGLPLYISENGAAYDDKPEPDGTVQDPERVAYLHGHLSAVRRAIADGADVRGYYLWSLLDNFEWAYGYEKRFGAVYVDYATQERTPKASALWYARAARTGTLPPAGPAA; via the coding sequence ATGCCTGAGTCCGCAACGCCGGTGACCCCGGCGACCTTCCCCTCCTCCTTCCTGTGGGGCGCCGCCACCTCGGCGTACCAGATCGAGGGCGCGGTGCGGGAGGACGGCCGCACCCCGTCGATCTGGGACACCTTCAGCCACACGCCGGGGAAGACGGCCGGCGGCGACACCGGCGACATCGCTGTCGACCACTACCACCGCTACCGCGATGACGTGGCGCTGATGGCGGAACTGGGCCTGGGCGCCTACCGCTTCTCCGTCTCCTGGCCCCGGGTGCAGCCGACCGGCCGGGGCCCCGCCGTCCAGCGCGGCCTGGACTTCTACCGCCGGCTGGTCGACGAACTGCTGGCCGCCGGGATCAAACCCGCGGTCACCCTCTACCACTGGGACCTGCCGCAGGAGCTGGAGGACGCGGGCGGCTGGCCGGCCCGGGACACGGCCTACCGGTTCGCCGAGTACGCGGGGATCGTCGGCGAGGCGCTCGGCGACCGGGTGGAACAGTGGATCACCCTGAACGAGCCCTGGTGCGCCGCCTTCCTCGGGTACGCCTCCGGGGTGCACGCCCCCGGCCGCACCGACCCGGCGGCGGCCCTGCGGGCGGCCCACCACCTCAACCTGGCGCACGGGCTGGGCTCGGTGGCGCTGCGTTCGGTGATGCCCGCCCGCAACTCGGTGGCGCTCAGCCTCAACACCTCCGTCGTCCGGCCGCTGACGCAGAGCCCGGCGGACCGGGCGGCGGCCACGAAGATCGACGACCTGTCGGGCGGCATCTTCCACGGCCCGATCCTGCGCGGCGCCTACCCGGCGACCCTGCTGGAGGCCACGGCGCGGATCACCGACTGGTCCTGCGTCCGGGACGGCGACCTGGACGCGATCCGCCAGCCGCTGGACGCGCTCTGCCTCAACTACTACACGCCGACCGTGGTCTCGGCGGCCGACCCCGACGCGGCCGGTCCGCGCGCCGACGGGCACGGGGCGAGCACGCACTCGCCGTGGCCGGCCGCCGACGACGTCGCCTTCCACCAGCCGCCCGGCGAACGCACCGAGATGGGCTGGAGCGTGGACCCGACCGGCCTGTACGACCTGATCACCCGGTACACGCGGGAGGCGCCCGGACTGCCGCTGTACATCAGCGAGAACGGCGCCGCCTACGACGACAAGCCCGAGCCCGACGGCACCGTCCAGGACCCGGAGCGCGTCGCCTACCTGCACGGACACCTCTCGGCGGTGCGGCGGGCCATCGCCGACGGCGCGGACGTGCGCGGCTACTACCTGTGGTCGCTGCTGGACAACTTCGAGTGGGCCTACGGCTACGAGAAGCGGTTCGGCGCCGTGTACGTCGACTACGCCACCCAGGAGCGCACCCCGAAGGCGAGCGCCCTGTGGTACGCGCGGGCGGCCCGCACCGGCACGCTGCCGCCGGCCGGCCCGGCCGCGTAG
- a CDS encoding carbohydrate ABC transporter permease encodes MTSTLTKPPADPVPTPPRRARRAKAGRAGGQLHAGPLAYGILALLTVVSLFPLVWTAIAASRDNQRLAQTPPPFWFGANLFDKLQIAWVDANLGEAFLNTTLVAGTSALTIVFLSTIAGFAFAKLRFKGRNALLLIVIGTMTVPPQLSIIPLYMMVAKLDWSDQLQAVILPSLVNAFGVFFMRQYLLQALPDEIIEAARVDGASSWRVVWHVVFPVARPAMAVLGMLMFVQAWNDFLWPFLVLTQNGSPTVQVALAGLGRGYTPDQALIMAGALLGTLPLLLVFAVFGKQIVGGIMQGAVKG; translated from the coding sequence GTGACCTCGACCCTGACGAAACCCCCGGCCGACCCGGTGCCCACCCCGCCCCGGCGGGCGCGCCGGGCCAAGGCCGGCCGGGCCGGCGGCCAGTTGCACGCCGGGCCCCTCGCCTACGGCATCCTCGCCCTGCTCACCGTCGTCTCGCTGTTCCCACTGGTGTGGACGGCGATCGCCGCCTCGCGCGACAACCAGCGCCTGGCGCAGACGCCGCCGCCGTTCTGGTTCGGCGCCAACCTCTTCGACAAGCTCCAGATCGCCTGGGTGGACGCCAATCTGGGCGAGGCGTTCCTCAACACCACGCTGGTGGCGGGGACGTCGGCGCTCACCATCGTCTTCCTGTCCACGATCGCCGGCTTCGCCTTCGCCAAGCTGCGGTTCAAGGGCCGCAACGCGCTGCTGCTGATCGTGATCGGCACGATGACGGTGCCGCCGCAGCTCAGCATCATCCCGCTGTACATGATGGTGGCCAAACTCGACTGGTCCGACCAGCTCCAGGCGGTGATCCTGCCGTCACTGGTCAACGCCTTCGGGGTGTTCTTCATGCGGCAGTACCTGCTCCAGGCGCTGCCGGACGAGATCATCGAGGCCGCCCGCGTCGACGGCGCGAGCAGTTGGCGCGTGGTGTGGCACGTGGTGTTCCCGGTGGCGCGGCCCGCGATGGCCGTCCTGGGCATGCTGATGTTCGTGCAGGCGTGGAACGACTTCCTGTGGCCGTTCCTCGTACTGACGCAGAACGGCAGCCCGACCGTGCAGGTCGCGCTGGCCGGCCTGGGCCGCGGCTACACCCCCGACCAGGCCCTGATCATGGCGGGCGCGCTGCTCGGCACGCTGCCGCTGCTGCTGGTCTTCGCGGTCTTCGGCAAGCAGATCGTGGGGGGCATCATGCAGGGCGCGGTGAAGGGCTGA
- a CDS encoding sugar ABC transporter permease, translating to MTSRHDTAAPPAKGGAAPGRPPAGDTAQAERKRARLSRRWQRDMRWSPYAFISPFFLLFLAFGLFPLIYTGWASLHTVELTAPTDMTWVGLRNYTRIFDDEFFWNAARNTLTIGVISTVPQLLMAMGIAHILNYKLRGSTFYRVVMLAPYATSIAAASLVFVLLFGRDYGMINWVLNLVGIDNVDWQNGHWSSQFAVSSIIIWRWTGYNALIYLAAMQAIPQDLYESAALDGASRWRQFVHVTLPSLRPTILFTVVVSTIGASQVFGEPLLFDANKGASGGSQHQFQTLGLYLYEQGWINQHLGRASAIAWTMFLILIVIGLVNSLISRRLRASS from the coding sequence ATGACCTCCCGGCACGACACCGCCGCGCCCCCCGCGAAGGGGGGCGCGGCCCCGGGCCGCCCGCCGGCCGGGGACACGGCGCAGGCGGAGCGCAAACGGGCCCGGCTCTCCCGGCGCTGGCAGCGGGACATGCGCTGGAGCCCGTACGCGTTCATCTCACCGTTCTTCCTGCTCTTCCTCGCCTTCGGCCTGTTCCCGCTGATCTACACCGGCTGGGCCTCGCTGCACACGGTGGAGCTGACCGCGCCGACCGACATGACCTGGGTCGGGCTGCGCAACTACACGCGGATCTTCGACGACGAGTTCTTCTGGAACGCCGCCCGCAACACGCTGACCATCGGCGTCATCTCGACAGTGCCCCAGTTGCTGATGGCGATGGGCATCGCGCACATCCTCAACTACAAGCTGCGCGGCTCCACGTTCTACCGCGTCGTCATGCTGGCGCCGTACGCGACCTCCATCGCCGCCGCCTCGCTCGTCTTCGTGCTCCTCTTCGGCCGCGACTACGGGATGATCAACTGGGTGCTGAACCTGGTCGGCATCGACAACGTCGACTGGCAGAACGGGCACTGGTCCTCCCAGTTCGCCGTCTCCTCGATCATCATCTGGCGCTGGACCGGCTACAACGCGCTGATCTACCTGGCCGCGATGCAGGCGATCCCGCAGGACCTGTACGAGTCGGCGGCGCTGGACGGCGCCAGCCGCTGGCGGCAGTTCGTGCACGTCACCCTGCCGTCGCTGCGCCCGACGATCCTGTTCACGGTGGTCGTGTCGACCATCGGCGCCTCCCAGGTCTTCGGTGAGCCGCTGCTGTTCGACGCCAACAAGGGTGCCTCCGGCGGCTCCCAGCACCAGTTCCAGACGCTCGGGCTGTACCTGTACGAGCAGGGCTGGATCAACCAGCACCTGGGCCGCGCCTCCGCGATCGCGTGGACGATGTTCCTGATCCTCATCGTGATCGGACTCGTCAACTCGCTGATCTCGCGCCGGCTGCGGGCCAGTAGTTAA
- a CDS encoding extracellular solute-binding protein yields MRAARTRTARKAMVLAAVVSLGAGLLAGCADDGDDSGSSGGDSGGKTKITLGLFGTMGFKEAGLYTEYEKLHPDIKIEENVIERNENYYPALVNHLTTNSGLLDVQAIEVGNIAEVVETQADKFTDLSKAEGVKPGAWLDWKWQQATTKDGATIGLGTDIGPMAVCYRKDLFEKAGLPTDREEVGKLWAGDWGKLVETGEKYKKAAGKDTYFMDSPGGLLNAILSSEEQRFYDASGKVVYKDNPAVKAAFDLTAKAAKEGLVQSQTQFQPAWDQTISNSKFATVACPPWMLGTIKGKSQPDAAGKWDVAAPPKAGNWGGTFLGVPKSGKHVKEAEALVTWLTAPEQQAKLFAVQGSFPSAPGAYGMSQVTGAKNEMTGDAPIGEIFAKAASSIPTQVIGPKDQIVQQGLSDNGVILVTQGKSAKDAWETAVKTIDNNLEK; encoded by the coding sequence ATGCGAGCAGCACGTACCCGAACCGCCCGCAAGGCGATGGTCCTCGCGGCCGTCGTGTCGCTGGGCGCAGGGCTGCTGGCCGGTTGTGCCGACGACGGCGACGACTCCGGCTCGTCGGGCGGCGACAGTGGCGGCAAGACGAAGATCACCCTCGGTCTCTTCGGCACCATGGGCTTCAAGGAAGCCGGACTCTACACCGAGTACGAGAAGCTCCACCCCGACATCAAGATCGAAGAGAACGTCATCGAGCGGAACGAGAACTACTACCCCGCTCTCGTCAACCACCTCACCACCAACAGCGGCCTGCTGGACGTCCAGGCCATCGAGGTCGGCAACATCGCCGAGGTGGTCGAGACCCAGGCGGACAAGTTCACGGACCTGTCCAAGGCCGAGGGCGTGAAGCCGGGGGCCTGGCTGGACTGGAAGTGGCAGCAGGCCACCACCAAGGACGGCGCCACCATCGGACTCGGCACCGACATCGGCCCGATGGCCGTCTGCTACCGCAAGGACCTCTTCGAGAAGGCCGGGCTGCCCACCGACCGCGAGGAGGTCGGCAAGCTCTGGGCCGGCGACTGGGGCAAGCTCGTCGAGACCGGCGAGAAGTACAAGAAGGCCGCCGGCAAGGACACCTACTTCATGGACTCCCCGGGCGGGCTGCTCAACGCCATCCTCAGTTCCGAGGAGCAGAGGTTCTACGACGCCTCCGGCAAGGTCGTCTACAAGGACAACCCCGCCGTCAAGGCCGCCTTCGACCTCACCGCGAAGGCCGCCAAGGAGGGCCTGGTGCAGTCGCAGACCCAGTTCCAGCCGGCCTGGGACCAGACCATCTCCAACAGCAAGTTCGCCACCGTGGCCTGTCCGCCGTGGATGCTCGGCACCATCAAGGGCAAGTCGCAGCCCGACGCGGCCGGCAAGTGGGACGTGGCCGCGCCGCCCAAGGCGGGCAACTGGGGCGGCACCTTCCTCGGCGTGCCCAAGAGCGGCAAGCACGTGAAGGAGGCCGAGGCGCTGGTGACCTGGCTGACCGCGCCCGAGCAGCAGGCCAAGCTCTTCGCCGTGCAGGGCAGCTTCCCGAGCGCGCCCGGCGCGTACGGCATGTCGCAGGTGACGGGCGCGAAGAACGAGATGACCGGTGACGCGCCGATCGGCGAGATCTTCGCCAAGGCCGCCTCGTCCATCCCGACGCAGGTCATCGGCCCGAAGGACCAGATCGTGCAGCAGGGTCTGTCGGACAACGGCGTCATCCTCGTCACCCAGGGCAAGTCGGCGAAGGACGCCTGGGAGACGGCAGTGAAGACCATCGACAACAACCTGGAGAAGTGA